The genomic DNA AGCGCGCACCGGCTTCGGTGCGTTTGACAAAACCCATCTGCTGGCAGAGCTGATTGGCGGATTTCATTTCCGGCATGGTGCGCACCAGCAGCGCGCCGGCGCCGATATCGCGCGCGCGCTGGATACAGACCTGCATCAGCGTGCGGCCAAGCCCCAGGCCGCGTGCCTGGGGCTGACCGCCAGCAGCCGGGCTTCCGGCAAGGCGAGCGTGATGGTGCTGCCGTCCAGCGCCTGCAATGTGGTGCCCGGATGGCAGAACAGCACCGCGCCGTTGATGCCGTGATCGGTTTCCGCCACCCACCATTCCATTTCCGAAGTCGACGCGGCCAGCACGGCTTTCATGCCCTGCTGGAAGGACTCCCGGCAGTCCTCCATGATCTCCAGCTCATATTGGCCGTAGGCCTGCTGGGTCACGGCGGCAATGTCGCCCCAGTCCTGCACGGTGGCGAGGCGGTAGTGAAAGCGGGGGAGGTATGCGAAGGAAGGGTGCTCATGGCAGAGGGGTGAAGGCTGTGACCTTGCTGGATTGTAGGCCCTTCGGTGCACAAATGCAGTCAGTGAATTACCGACTTGGCACCTCAGCAACAGACTTGCGCCGACGCGCGCGACATGCTGGGCACGCCCCGCCGGCGTTGCGCCGCGGGGCTTTCGGGAAGTACCGGTCGCACATGCCGGGCCGGCGTGTGCCGGCCGCAAGCCCTCGATGCGACCTTATTTCACCTTATTCCGCCGCAATGACGTTGGCGGCTGCCACAACCACGGCGGCAATGCGGCCTACGTCGCGCAGTTGCTGCGCCGTCATGCCTTGCTCGTTCTTGAGCAGCGCGTAGTGCGACTTAATGCAGAAATGGCATTTGCCGACGATGGACGCGGCCAGCGCGTACATCTCGAAGCGGCGCTTGTCCACGCCGCCGTGCGTGGCGTACGCATTCATGCGCAGGCCCGCGGGTTGCGTCGCGAGATCCGGGTCGTCGGTCATTTCCACGAACGGGTACCAGACGTTGTTCATGCCCATCAGCGCGGACGCGGTGAGCACCGCATTGGTTTCCTCGGGCGACAGCACGCCCGCGTTGCGGATCGCGTCGACGATCACGCGGCTCTTGGCGGCAAACGCCGCGGCCAGTGCCACGGCCACCGCATCGTTGCCCTGGAGCGAGGAGCGGGCGATGGTGCCGTCAAGGTTCAGGCGGATATCCTTGGCGTAGTCAGGAATAAGGCCTTTAATCGTGCTGAGGAATTCCATGCAAATCTCCTATCGGTGGGGTCTCAAAAAACCCGCCATGGCGGGTTTTGAGGCGCGGGCCAAAGCCCGGCGCGCAGATCGTCACAAACTGCCGGCTGCTTGACAGCTTACAGCGTGGCACCGCCAACAGCGCGGTTGCACGGGCACAGCTCGTCGGTTTGCAGGCCGTCGAGGATACGCAGCACTTCGTCCGGGTTACGGCCGACGTTCAGGTTGTTGACCGACACGTGCTGGATGGTATTGTCCGGATCGACGACGAAGGTAGCGCGCAGAGCGACGCCGGCAGCGTGGTCACGCACGCCGAGCTGGTCGATGAGCGAGCCGGTCACGTCGGCGAATTGCCATTGGTCCAGCTTGTTCAGGTCCTTGTGCTCACGGCGCCATGCCAGCTTCACGAATTCGTTATCGGTCGAGCCGCCCAGCACGATCGCGTCGCGGTCGGCGAAGTCGCCGTTGAGCTTGGCGAAGGCAACGATTTCAGTCGGGCACACGAAGGTGAAGTCCTTCGGGTAGAAGTAAATGATCTTCCACTTGCCCTCGAACGACTTTTCGGTGATGTCTTCAAAGGCCGACTGGCCGTTCTCTTCATGGTTGTTGAAACCCGGCTTGACACCGACGACGTGGAAGGCTTCGATTTTGTCACCAACGGTCTTCATAGACTGCTCCTGGATACGGTTGAAGAGAGACGCTCGCGCTGCATGCCGGGCTATCCCCAACGGATAAGGCCAGGCTGCCGCGCAACGAACATGGATTATGCGTCATCCCCGGGTGGCGGGGCTAATTGATATTCTCAAAGAGCCCGATAGCCAAGCGCGGGGAGCCGCGCATCCGGCAGGCGCGGGCGCCAGCCGCAGATGGTGGCGCCGGCATATTGCGGCGCGATGTCAGCCGCGGTGTTCGCAGCCGCCTGCCGGAACAGCGAGTCTACCCCAGCAGGGCCGCCCTCGTGAACCGGCCTTGTGCACCGCGTTGTGATCCTCAGGCCGCCTTGGCCGCGGGCTCGACGTAGGCATGCTGCCGTCCGCCGCGGAAAATCACCAGCGTGGCGATCAGTCCGCACGCAGCGGCAAACATCAGCCACAGGCCAGGCGCGGCCTTGTTGCCGGTGCTGTGGATCAGGTAGGTCGAGATGGCCGGCGTGAAGCCGCCGAACAAGGCCGTGGCCAGGCTATAGGCCAGCG from Cupriavidus sp. D39 includes the following:
- a CDS encoding peroxiredoxin codes for the protein MKTVGDKIEAFHVVGVKPGFNNHEENGQSAFEDITEKSFEGKWKIIYFYPKDFTFVCPTEIVAFAKLNGDFADRDAIVLGGSTDNEFVKLAWRREHKDLNKLDQWQFADVTGSLIDQLGVRDHAAGVALRATFVVDPDNTIQHVSVNNLNVGRNPDEVLRILDGLQTDELCPCNRAVGGATL
- a CDS encoding carboxymuconolactone decarboxylase family protein → MEFLSTIKGLIPDYAKDIRLNLDGTIARSSLQGNDAVAVALAAAFAAKSRVIVDAIRNAGVLSPEETNAVLTASALMGMNNVWYPFVEMTDDPDLATQPAGLRMNAYATHGGVDKRRFEMYALAASIVGKCHFCIKSHYALLKNEQGMTAQQLRDVGRIAAVVVAAANVIAAE